The stretch of DNA CTTGGAGATAATCAAGAGGAGAAGCAGCAGTTCTTTAGAGATTTCTTTGAGAATGGGTGTCTTTGAAGAAATATCTACCGAAAAACCCCTGTATGTGAAAGCACATGTTTACCTCATTGATCAATTCAATGAGCTAAACAATGTGGTATCCGGTAAGCATTTGCTTAATGTTTTCTTGTTATaattatattgttaattttattcttattaatcttttgttttttctcttattttttttttctttccttttctgCAGAATTGATTCATACTTTTACTGGTTCTTTCGACACTGTAACCTTGAAGGATTTCATCCCTGTTAAGAAATTTTTGTGCCATACACATGGCTATGTGGTCAACAACAAGAGTATAGTAAGAATTGAGATGGTTGAGATGGGGTTGCAGCAACCACCTTCTGCTTCAGTTGCACCTTCTGCTTCAGTTGCACCTTCTGCTTCAGTTGCACCTTCTGCTTCAGTTGAAGCTTCTACTTCACTTGAAGCTTCTACTTCACTTGAAGCTTCTCCTTCACTTGAAGCTTCTCCTTCACTTGAAGCTTCTGCTTCACTTGAAGCTGCAATTGCACCTTCTCCCTCTACCTCAGCTGCTTCTAATGATTCAATTTCAGTAAATCATATAATTGAAGAATTGTCTTCACTTTTGAACCGTTTGAACTGTTCTTTTGACGAAGATATTATGGCTGAATTTTCTGAACCCCGTACCACTTGGTAGTTTTTAACACCCCCATTATCATAGTAAATTGGGTGACAGCTGTAACAATTCTTTGAACATCATGCCTGTTCTCAATCAAAAACTTAtagaaatcatttttaaattttccaTTAACTGTCAAAAATTCAGCCATAATATCTTCGTCAAAAGAACAGTTCAAACGGTTCAAAAGTGAAGACAATTCTTCAATTATATGATTTACTGAAATTGAATCATTAG from Trifolium pratense cultivar HEN17-A07 linkage group LG5, ARS_RC_1.1, whole genome shotgun sequence encodes:
- the LOC123887278 gene encoding lamin-1-like yields the protein MNTFEFNVTRKNPFFLLRSFPLKIPFNEKVDVPWFLEIIKRRSSSSLEISLRMGVFEEISTEKPLYVKAHVYLIDQFNELNNVVSELIHTFTGSFDTVTLKDFIPVKKFLCHTHGYVVNNKSIVRIEMVEMGLQQPPSASVAPSASVAPSASVAPSASVEASTSLEASTSLEASPSLEASPSLEASASLEAAIAPSPSTSAASNDSISVNHIIEELSSLLNRLNCSFDEDIMAEFLTVNGKFKNDFYKFLIENRHDVQRIVTAVTQFTMIMGVLKTTKWYGVQKISNYVQSSYSILSGLDGQLFGFLKPVIEKVDKVSHLLTLRAQAYERECMLQRVKKDISQMEKDIREMEESVSAFHYEEEILSGSELGF